A genomic region of Cydia amplana chromosome 27, ilCydAmpl1.1, whole genome shotgun sequence contains the following coding sequences:
- the LOC134660496 gene encoding gamma-secretase subunit pen-2, translated as MDITRLPNDKKLQLCRWYFKVGCLFLPFVWAVNAVWFFKEAFTKPPFDEQKQIKRYVVMSGLGALAWAVGLISWALIFQARRVAWGTTGEALSFVLPLGRA; from the exons ATGGATATAACAAGATTACCTAACGATAAGAAATTACAATTATGCAGGTGGTACTTCAAAG TGGGTTGCTTATTCCTACCGTTCGTGTGGGCGGTGAACGCGGTCTGGTTCTTCAAGGAAGCCTTCACGAAGCCGCCGTTTGATGAGCAGAAGCAAATCAAGAGGT ATGTGGTAATGAGCGGCCTGGGTGCCCTGGCGTGGGCGGTGGGGCTGATCTCGTGGGCGCTCATCTTCCAGGCGAGGCGAGTGGCGTGGGGCACTACGGGGGAGGCGCTGTCATTCGTGCTGCCACTGGGCAGGGCTTAG